One genomic window of Cannabis sativa cultivar Pink pepper isolate KNU-18-1 chromosome 2, ASM2916894v1, whole genome shotgun sequence includes the following:
- the LOC115720987 gene encoding F-box/LRR-repeat protein At1g67190, translating to MEDVPVEVIGEILSRVETARDIVIASATCRKWRKAFTKHLHTLSFNSNDLPFYGDLTSSKHEILITQTIFQTTGLQKLSILKYYDNDDDEFSASALVAWLMYTRETLKQLFYNVKTSPNINILELCGRQHQLEKLVLGHNSIIGVEPNFQRFPCLKSLSLGHVSISALDLNYLLAACPKIESLELVAPEILISDPQVTVELASSKLKNVYVEGISLEKFILEADCIERLHFKDCVIDVFELIGKGTLKHFEVDKVTIIHFEIGDTHENLEIVDISSFTIIWPNFHQMITRFTKLRRLRLWDIDFGEEDEIVDLETIAVCFPQLRSLSYDLKEWVLLHGLQGDVDLENLVVVELRWTTLTDLFVHWVEGVLNRCPNLQKLVIYGIVSGAKTREECQILANFTTSIVQLMRRFIHVDVQFEYE from the coding sequence ATGGAGGATGTTCCTGTTGAGGTTATTGGGGAAATTTTATCTAGGGTTGAAACAGCTAGAGATATTGTAATTGCTTCAGCTACATGTAGAAAATGGAGAAAAGCTTTCACAAAACACCTTCATACCCTTTCATTCAATTCCAATGATTTACCCTTTTATGGTGATTTAACATCAAGTAAGCATGAAATCTTGATTACCCAAACAATTTTTCAAACCACAGGTTTACAAAAGCTCTCAATTTTAAAGTATtatgataatgatgatgatgaatttTCAGCTTCAGCTCTTGTGGCTTGGTTAATGTATACTAGGGAAACACTTAAGCAATTGTTTTATAATGTTAAGACATCTCCTAATATAAATATTCTTGAGTTGTGTGGTAGACAACATCAGTTGGAAAAGTTGGTTTTGGGTCATAATTCAATTATAGGTGTTGAGCCAAATTTTCAGAGATTTCCGTGTTTGAAGTCTCTTTCATTGGGGCATGTTAGTATTTCGGCTTTggatttgaattatttgctTGCTGCTTGTCCGAAGATCGAATCTTTGGAGCTTGTTGCACCCGAAATCCTGATTTCGGATCCTCAAGTGACTGTTGAATTGGCTAGTTCTAAGTTGAAGAATGTTTATGTTGAAGGGATTAGTTTGGAGAAGTTTATTTTGGAAGCAGATTGTATTGAGCGTTTGCATTTTAAGGATTGTGTTATTGATGTTTTTGAACTTATTGGAAAAGGGACTTTGAAGCATTTTGAGGTTGATAAAGTTACTATAATACATTTTGAAATTGGTGATACTCATGAAAATCTTGAGATTGTTGATATTAGTAGCTTCACAATCATATGGCCGAATTTCCATCAGATGATTACTAGATTCACGAAATTGAGAAGGCTTCGGTTATGGGATATAGATTTCGGGGAAGAAGATGAGATAGTGGATTTGGAAACCATTGCTGTCTGTTTTCCTCAGCTGAGATCATTGAGTTATGACTTGAAAGAATGGGTGCTTCTCCATGGTTTGCAAGGGGATGTAGACTTGGAGAATCTTGTTGTTGTGGAGCTAAGATGGACAACACTTACCGATTTGTTTGTACATTGGGTTGAAGGGGTACTAAACCGTTGTCCTAATCTTCAGAAGTTGGTAATATATGGGATTGTTTCGGGGGCTAAAACTCGTGAAGAATGTCAGATACTCGCCAACTTTACAACATCCATTGTTCAGCTCATGAGAAGATTTATACATGTTGATGTGCAGTTCGAGTATGAGTAG
- the LOC115718511 gene encoding transcription factor TGA9: protein MASHRVVETTTGLSDSGPYGVFHHNMNINTPSTSFINQDGSSAFDFGELEQAIALQGVKISGGNDHHHHHHEVNNNNNNNNKTTLFTTSSSNTNNNNNNNRPAATLEMFPSWPMRYHQTPRASSKSGGGGDDSTDNSGSAKADQTQLESESPLSNNNINNIINHNQKNQPSFDYDQQQQLQENNSSKLQSSNSKHTQEKRKGAGSTSEKPLDAKTLRRLAQNREAARKSRLRKKAYVQQLESSRIKLTQLEQDLQRARAQGLFLGACGGASGNISPGAAIFDMEYGRWLEDDQRHMTELRTSLQAHLPEGDLRMIIDGYISHYDEIFRLKAVAAKSDVFHLITGMWTTPAERCFLWMGGFRPSDLIKMLIAQLDPLTDQQLMGIYSLQQSSQQAEEALSQGLEQLQQSLVDTIAGSPVIVDGMQQMAVALGKLSNLEGFVRQADNLRQQTLHQLRRTLTVRQAARCFVVIGEYYGRLRALSSLWASRPRDTNNNINQSMVVNDDTTSCQTTTDLQMVHHQHPHDPHHHHHFSSF from the exons atgGCTAGTCATAGAGTTGTAGAGACAACAACAGGTTTATCAGATTCAGGGCCATATGGAGTTTTTCATCATAACATGAATATTAATACTCCTTCAACTAGCTTCAT TAATCAAGATGGGTCATCAGCTTTTGATTTTGGTGAGCTTGAACAAGCAATTGCTCTTCAAGGAGTTAAAATAAGTGGTGGAAAtgatcaccatcatcatcatcatgaagttaataataataataataataataataaaacaa CTTTATTCACAACAAGCAGTAGTAAcactaacaacaacaacaacaacaacagaccTGCAGCTACTCTGGAAATGTTCCCTTCATGGCCAATGAGATATCACCAAACCCCAAGA GCAAGTTCAAAAtctggtggtggtggtgatgatAGTACAGATAATTCAGGCTCAGCCAAAGCTGATCAAACCCAATTGGAATCTGAATCTCCTCTTAGTAACAACAACATTAATAATATCATTAATCATAATCAAAAAAACCAACCTAGTTTTGATTAtgatcaacaacaacaactccAAGAAAATAACTCATCAAAACTTCAGTCATCAAATTCCAAACACACACAAGAAAag AGAAAGGGAGCTGGTTCAACTTCAGAGAAGCCACTTGATGCCAAg ACTTTGAGACGCTTAGCTCAAAATAGAGAGGCTGCAAGGAAAAGCCGTCTGAGAAAAAAG GCTTATGTACAACAATTAGAGtcaagtagaattaagcttacTCAACTTGAACAAGATCTTCAAAGAGCTCGAGCAcag GGATTATTTTTGGGTGCTTGCGGTGGTGCTTCCGGCAATATCAGTCCAG gtGCTGCAATATTTGATATGGAGTATGGAAGGTGGCTAGAAGATGACCAACGTCATATGACTGAGTTAAGAACAAGCCTTCAGGCACATTTGCCTGAAGGCGATCTTCGTATGATCATTGACGGTTACATCTCACATTATGATGAGATATTTCGGTTGAAAGCCGTGGCAGCCAAGTCTGATGTCTTCCACCTCATCACTGGAATGTGGACCACCCCGGCCGAGCGCTGCTTCCTTTGGATGGGCGGGTTTAGACCCTCAGACCTCATCAAG ATGTTGATAGCACAATTAGACCCGCTAACTGATCAACAACTAATGGGGATATACAGTCTCCAACAATCATCACAACAGGCCGAGGAAGCTCTGTCGCAAGGACTGGAACAATTGCAACAGTCCCTCGTTGATACCATTGCCGGGAGTCCCGTAATCGTCGATGGTATGCAACAAATGGCTGTTGCCCTAGGCAAACTTTCCAACCTAGAAGGCTTTGTTCGTCag GCTGATAATTTGAGACAACAAACACTTCATCAGTTGAGAAGAACATTAACAGTGAGACAAGCAGCCAGATGTTTTGTTGTGATTGGAGAATACTATGGTCGTTTAAGGGCTCTTAGTTCTCTTTGGGCTTCTAGACCAAGAGACACCAACAATAATATTAATCA GAGCATGGTGGTTAATGATGATACGACGTCGTGTCAAACTACAACAGATTTACAAATGGTTCATCATCAACATCCACATGAtccccatcatcatcatcatttctcttccttttaa